The Erythrobacter sp. HL-111 DNA segment TGATCGCCAGCGCCGAGGCGGGGTCCGACGTGGCGAAGTATCTCGGGCTCGCCGCCGTCGTGCTGGCCAGCGTCAACATCTTCGGCGGCTTTGCCGTGACCGAACGGATGCTCGCGATGTACAAGAAGAAGGAGAAGTGAGGATGGGCCGCCTGCTTTCCTCCTTCGGCATCGCGGCGCTCGCGGCGCTGGTCGCCGCGCCCGCCCATGCCGCCACCGGCGCGGGCGATACGCCCGCCTGGGTCCCGCTCGCCTACCTGATCGCGGGGGTGTTCTTCATCCTCGCGCTGCGCGGGCTGTCGCATCCCTCGACCAGCCGGGCGGGCAACCGCAACGGCATGATCGGCATGGTCATCGCCGTGGCGACGACGCTCGTCACTCATGACCTTTCGAACATCGTCGAGATCGTCGTCGCCATCGCGATCGGCGGCGCGATCGGCTTCGTCATCGCGCGGCGGATCGCCATGACCGCGATGCCCGAACTGGTCGCGGGCTTCCACAGCCTTGTCGGCATGGCTGCCGTGCTGGTCGGTTTTGCCGCCTGGCTCAATCCCGGGGCCTTCGGGATCCTCGACGATGCGGGGCAGATCCTGCTGGTCAGCCGGATCGAGCTCGGCCTCGGCATCGCGATCGGGGCGATCACCTTTTCGGGTTCGGTCATCGCCTTCCTGAAACTTTCGGGCCGGATGAGCGGATCGCCGATCCTCCTGCCCGCGCGCCACGTCATCAACCTCGGCACGCTCGCCGCGATCCTCGTCCTGATCGGGCTCTATGCCGTTTCGCCGCAGGGGGCGGCGGGCGAAGGCTGGATGATCGTCGCGATTGCCGCGCTCGCCTTCGCGATCGGCTTCCTGCTGATCATCCCGATCGGCGGGGCGGACATGCCGGTGGTCGTCTCGATGCTGAATTCCTATTCGGGCTGGGCCGCCGCCGCGATGG contains these protein-coding regions:
- a CDS encoding NAD(P) transhydrogenase subunit alpha, with translation MDFISILSIFVLACFVGYYVVWSVTPALHTPLMAVTNAISSVIVVGALIASAEAGSDVAKYLGLAAVVLASVNIFGGFAVTERMLAMYKKKEK
- a CDS encoding NAD(P)(+) transhydrogenase (Re/Si-specific) subunit beta translates to MGRLLSSFGIAALAALVAAPAHAATGAGDTPAWVPLAYLIAGVFFILALRGLSHPSTSRAGNRNGMIGMVIAVATTLVTHDLSNIVEIVVAIAIGGAIGFVIARRIAMTAMPELVAGFHSLVGMAAVLVGFAAWLNPGAFGILDDAGQILLVSRIELGLGIAIGAITFSGSVIAFLKLSGRMSGSPILLPARHVINLGTLAAILVLIGLYAVSPQGAAGEGWMIVAIAALAFAIGFLLIIPIGGADMPVVVSMLNSYSGWAAAAMGFTLGNTAMIITGALVGSSGAILSYIMCRAMNRSFLSVIAGGFGADDSGGASGEAREQRPYKQGSAEDAAFMLEQAEKVIIIPGYGMAVAQAQHALREMAEMLEEKGVEVKYAIHPVAGRMPGHMNVLLAEASVDYDKVFELEDINSEFANCDVAFIIGANDVVNPAAKTDKSSPIYGMPVFDVDKAKQVFFIKRSMGGVGYAGVDNDVFYMNQTTMLLSDAKKMVEEIVKALD